A window of the Leishmania mexicana MHOM/GT/2001/U1103 complete genome, chromosome 29 genome harbors these coding sequences:
- a CDS encoding putative valyl-tRNA synthetase, translated as MAATYDPAAVEADWYPWWEKSGFFRPTSDHNSEAAAKPFVIVAPPPNVTGYLHLGHALTGAVQDTLIRFHRMKGDNTLYLPGTDHAGIATQVVVERRVMKEEGKSRHDLGRDEFMKRLWEFKKSHAGMITEQFRRIGLSLDWTRERFTMDEQSSAAVVEAFVRLHEDDLVHRDTRLVNWCCALQSAISDLEVEFVDVAKTSKMTIPGYDRKVDMGSLTHVAYKLADSDDELVIATTRPETLLGDTAVAIHPDDERYKKFHGKFIKCPFRDDIIPIVLDATLVDMNFGTGAVKITPAHDPNDFESGKRHNLQQLVMMDLKGYVTMEPFKGMHRFDCRREIVKRLEEMGLLRGVEPYEYRVGRCERTGDIVEPMLMPQWFIDCSDMARRSVEAVRNGDLRLYPSSHEAVWYHWLENIKPWCVSRQLWWGHRIPAYKVVGSLPKDEDPWVVARNLEEAHAKAKKKFGLTDEQVAEASFEQDPDVLDTWFSSGLWPFSTLGWPTDSDDMKRFFPNSLMETGHDILFFWVARMVMLSLHFTNKLPYKEVFLHAMVRDKNGEKMSKSKGNVVDPLYVIHGVSLQTLHDTVRSGNLSDKEVEKAIKQQKEFFPEGIPECGSDALRFGLLSYTQSGRSVNLDIQRVVAYRQFCNKLWNVVRYVLYHALGTDYMPSKQQFSPAEDAATLPLECRWILSRLDAAIEEVTQGLSEGLYDFALATGAIYRFWLYELCDVFLELTKPTIQKGGAKQQLVQDVLLHVVEKALRLLHPMMPFLTEELWHRLPNYSSFGSESIMLAKYPTPNGWLSAASDSAMSIILDVVHSVRSTKASYSLTNKHKPDVWVTAHTTELQELFAAEKMMISTLGFVGEVTVVSPAEEAAAVPKGCGFSLVTKEVGVNMMLMGFIDVAKEVAKLEKQLDGLTKQIEGMKKKMSIPNYETKVPAEIRVANTEKLDTLEAQSAQLRDGIGKMSSLK; from the coding sequence ATGGCGGCCACGTACGACCCGgccgcggtggaggcggacTGGTATCCGTGGTGGGAGAAGTCTGGCTTCTTCAGACCCACCTCAGACCACAACtctgaggcggcggccaagCCTTTTGTGATTGTCGCCCCGCCACCGAACGTCACGGGCTACCTGCACCTGGGCCATGCCCTCACGGGCGCCGTGCAGGACACCCTCATCCGCTTCCACCGCATGAAGGGCGACAACACCCTCTACTTGCCCGGCACTGACCACGCCGGCATCGCCACCCAGGTCGTCGTGGAGCGTCGCGTCATgaaggaggaagggaagagcCGGCACGACCTCGGCCGCGACGAGTTCATGAAGCGCCTGTGGGAATTCAAGAAGAGCCACGCTGGCATGATCACGGAGCAGTTCCGCAGGATCGGCTTATCGCTGGACTGGACGCGCGAGCGCTTCACGATGGACGAACAGTCGTCTGCGGCTGTTGTAGAGGCGTTTGTGCGCCTGCACGAGGATGACCTGGTGCACCGCGACACACGTCTGGTGAActggtgctgcgcgctgcAGAGCGCCATCTCTGACCTGGAGGTCGAGTTTGTCGACGTGGCCAAGACATCTAAGATGACTATTCCTGGCTATGACCGCAAAGTCGACATGGGCAGCCTCACTCACGTCGCCTACAAACTGgcggacagcgacgacgagctGGTGATTGCGACAACGCGTCCTGAGACGCTGCTGGGCGATACGGCCGTCGCCATCCACCCCGACGACGAGCGCTACAAGAAGTTCCATGGCAAGTTCATCAAGTGCCCGTTCCGCGATGACATCATCCCGATCGTGCTGGACGCGACACTGGTCGACATGAACttcggcaccggcgccgtgAAAATCACCCCAGCTCACGACCCAAACGACTTTGAGTCCGGCAAGCGCCAcaacctgcagcagctggtcaTGATGGACCTGAAGGGCTACGTGACGATGGAGCCGTTCAAGGGCATGCACCGCTTCGACTGCCGCCGCGAGATCGTGAAGAGgctggaggagatggggCTGCTACGCGGCGTGGAGCCGTACGAGTACCGCGTGGGCCGCTGCGAGCGCACTGGCGACATTGTGGAGCCGATGCTGATGCCCCAGTGGTTCATAGACTGCTCCGATATggcccgccgctccgtcgAGGCGGTGCGCAACGGCGACCTGCGCCTGTACCCGTCCTCGCACGAGGCTGTCTGGTACCACTGGCTGGAGAACATCAAGCCGTGGTGCGTGTCGCGTCAGCTCTGGTGGGGCCACCGGATTCCTGCCTACAAAGTTGTCGGTTCGTTGCCAAAAGATGAGGACCCGTGGGTGGTCGCACGCAatctggaggaggcgcacgcgaaGGCCAAGAAGAAGTTCGGCCTGACTGAcgagcaggtggcggaggctTCGTTTGAGCAGGACCCGGATGTGCTGGACACCTGGTTCAGCTCCGGCCTCTGGCCCTTCTCCACGCTCGGATGGCCCACCGACTCGGACGACATGAAGCGCTTCTTCCCGAACTCGCTGATGGAGACCGGCCACGATATCCTGTTCTTCTGGGTGGCTCGCATGGTAATGCTTTCGCTGCACTTCACAAACAAGCTTCCATACAAGGAGGTGTTTCTGCATGCAATGGTGCGCGACAAGAACGGCGAGAAGATGTCCAAGTCGAAGGGCAACGTCGTCGACCCACTCTACGTCATCCACGGCGTCTCGCTGCAGACCCTCCACGAcaccgtgcgcagcggcaaccTGAGCGacaaggaggtggagaaggccaTCAAACAGCAGAAAGAATTCTTCCCAGAAGGCATTCCCGAGTGCGGTAGCGATGCCCTGCGCTTCGGCCTCCTCTCCTACACCCAGTCTGGCCGCAGCGTCAACCTCGACATCCAACGCGTCGTGGCCTACCGCCAGTTCTGCAACAAGCTGTGGAACGTGGTGCGCTACGTTCTGTATCACGCCCTGGGCACTGACTACATGCCCAGCAAGCAGCAGTTCAGCCCCGCCGAggacgccgccacgctgccgctcgagTGCCGCTGGATTCTCTCGCGCCTCGACGCCGCCATCGAGGAGGTCACGCAGGGCTTGTCGGAGGGCCTCTACGACTTTGCGCTGGCCACCGGCGCCATCTACCGCTTTTGGCTGTACGAGCTGTGCGACGTGTTCCTTGAGTTGACGAAGCCGACCATTCAGAAGGGCggagcgaagcagcagctggtgcaaGACGTGCTTCTGCACGTCGTTGAGAAGGCGCttcggctgctgcacccgATGATGCCGTTTCTCACGGAGGAGCTGTGGCACCGCCTGCCCAACTACAGCAGCTTCGGTAGCGAGTCGATCATGCTCGCCAAGTACCCGACACCGAACGGGTGGTtgagcgcggcgtcggatAGTGCCATGTCGATCATTCTCGACGTCGTGCACAGCGTACGTTCTACTAAGGCCTCGTACTCGCTAACAAACAAGCACAAGCCAGACGTGTGGGTGACGGCGCACacgacggagctgcaggagctgttTGCGGCGGAAAAGATGATGATCTCAACCCTCGGTTTTGTCGGCGAGGTGACTGTCGTGTCCCCGGccgaggaggcagcggcggtgccgaagGGCTGCGGCTTCTCCTTGGTGACAAAGGAGGTGGGCGTGAACATGATGCTGATGGGCTTCATCGATGTCGCGAAGGAGGTGGCCAAGTTGGAGAAGCAGTTGGACGGCCTCACGAAGCAGATTGAGGGAATGAAGAAGAAGATGTCCATCCCCAATTACGAAACGAAGGTGCCGGCAGAGATCCGCGTAGCCAACACGGAGAAGCTCGACACGCTAGAGGCGCAgagcgcgcagctgcgcgatggCATTGGGAAGATGAGCAGCCTCAAGTGA
- a CDS encoding S-adenosylmethionine decarboxylase proenzyme, with product MNVCSNTIKDPLTLMAMWGSMKGYNPEQGFSFEGPEKRLEVIVRCTPETHVDGLRSLDDSVWSGVVGSLNAQIVSRESNEYINSYVLTESSLFVMKNRIILITCGTTTLLNSIPNILEAISAVRGELEWVSFMHKNYSFPWMQKGPHTSLADEFATLKQHFPTGKPYIFGPVDSDHYFLFCYDDIIRPCSSEDDTQLSMTMYGLDKEQTRYWFSDRFISTSSETAAIRAATHLDRVVDGTWTLHDLQFEPCGYSINAIRGEEYQTMHITPEDHCSFASYETNSRAANYSDRMKKVLGVFRPQRFTVIVFLDPESPVGKAYNEGKGIGVEPEYYPEYSLLHRTTNEFAPGYVAMKINYVRTGALEETDAAVGGAEAGATGGAD from the coding sequence ATGAATGTCTGCTCGAACACCATAAAGGATCCCCTCACGCTCATGGCGATGTGGGGCTCCATGAAGGGGTACAACCCGGAGCAAGGGTTCAGCTTCGAGGGTCCGGAGAAGCGCCTCGAGGTGATTGTGCGCTGTACACCGGAGACACACGTGGATGGGCTGCGCAGCCTCGACGACTCCGTGTGGTCCGGTGTGGTTGGCTCGCTCAACGCGCAGATCGTGTCGAGGGAGTCGAACGAGTACATTAACAGCTACGTTCTGACCGAGAGCTCTCTCTTCGTGATGAAAAACCGCATCATCCTTATCACATGCGGCACCACGACACTGCTTAACAGCATCCCCAACATCCTCGAGGCAATCAGCGCGGTGCGCGGGGAGCTGGAGTGGGTGTCCTTCATGCACAAAAACTACTCCTTTCCGTGGATGCAAAAGGGACCGCACACGTCCCTGGCGGACGAGTTCGCGACACTGAAGCAGCACTTCCCTACTGGCAAGCCCTACATCTTCGGCCCTGTGGACAGCGACCACTACTTTCTCTTCTGTTACGACGACATCATCCGCCCCTGCAGCTCCGAGGACGACACACAGCTCAGCATGACTATGTACGGGCTGGACAAGGAGCAGACCAGGTACTGGTTCAGCGACCGCTTCATCTCCACCAGCTCGGAGACGGCGGCAATCCGCGCTGCGACGCACCTAGATCGCGTTGTGGACGGCACGTGGACGCTACATGACCTCCAGTTCGAGCCCTGCGGCTATAGCATTAACGCCATCCGCGGCGAGGAGTATCAGACGATGCACATTACCCCAGAAGATCACTGCTCCTTTGCCTCTTACGAGACGAACAGTCGAGCGGCGAACTACTCGGACCGGATGAAGAAGGTGCTCGGCGTGTTCCGGCCGCAGCGGTTCACCGTCATTGTTTTCCTCGACCCCGAGAGCCCTGTGGGCAAGGCATACAACGAAGGCAAGGGGATCGGAGTGGAACCGGAGTACTATCCGGAGTacagtctcctccaccgcaccACGAACGAGTTCGCGCCGGGCTACGTGGCGATGAAGATTAACTACGTCAGGACGGGTGCGCTGGAAGAGACAGATGCGGCAGTGGGAGGCGCCGAAGCGGGCGCCACGGGTGGGGCCGACTAG
- a CDS encoding putative homoserine kinase: MSGEAATLLPRKVSLRVPATTANIGPAYDTLGMTLSIFMELTVELAETFSMTVTGEGQEYISTGEDNMVVQTCRIAFEEYAHKSMPPLKFTMHNSIPYKCGCGSSSAAAVGGFVAGMTLSGLTMETQNSESLLSAISEIEGHSDNAAPAIYGGIQLVYKKDDGRVMTYHVPTPPNLSIVLFVPHKLMKASTHVTRDLVPTTVSLRDAVHNISSTAILTLALSTGDLRMLKDASDCLHEQQRSGKLYPHYSPCAKAAREAGAVHAFLSGAGPSVCAMVPGRHGDLLTQPMGERKAEVVAEAMVKAAEAVGVQGRVIITMPSDLGVHLSGTTCIHPNIQYTSI, encoded by the coding sequence ATGTCTGGTGAAGCTGCTACGTTGCTACCCAGGAAGGTCAGCCTTCGCGTtccggcgacgacggcaaaCATCGGCCCCGCCTACGACACCCTCGGCATGACGCTCTCCATCTTCATGGAGCTGACGGTGGAGTTGGCGGAAACCTTCTCCATGACGGTGACCGGCGAGGGCCAAGAGTACATCAGCACCGGCGAGGACAACATGGTGGTGCAGACCTGTCGAATCGCGTTCGAGGAGTACGCGCACAAGAGCATGCCGCCACTGAAGTTCACCATGCACAACAGCATACCGTACaagtgcggctgcggctcgtcctcggcggcggcggtgggggggtTCGTGGCGGGCATGACGCTCTCCGGCCTCACAATGGAGACACAGAATAGCGAGTCGCTGCTCTCCGCCATCTCGGAGATCGAGGGCCACTCCGACAACGCTGCCCCGGCCATCTACGGCGGCATCCAGCTCGTCTACAAGAAGGACGATGGTAGGGTCATGACCTACCACGTGCCCACCCCGCCGAACCTCTCTATCGTGCTTTTCGTGCCGCATAAGCTCATGAAGGCCAGCACCCACGTCACCCGTGACTTAGTACCGACGACAGTGTCGCTCCGCGACGCCGTTCACAATATCTCCAGCACAGCCATTTTGACTCTGGCCCTCTCGACCGGCGACCTGCGGATGCTCAAGGACGCGAGCGACTGCCTTCACGAACAGCAACGCTCCGGCAAGCTGTACCCGCACTACAGTCCGTGCGCGAAGGCCGCGCGCGAGGCCGGTGCTGTGCACGCCTTTCTGTCCGGCGCGGGCccgagcgtgtgcgccatggTTCCTGGCCGCCACGGTGATCTTCTCACCCAGCCGATGGGAGAGCGCAAGGCCGAGGTAGTGGCGGAGGCAatggtgaaggcggcggaggccgtTGGTGTGCAGGGGCGGGTGATTATTACAATGCCATCCGACCTCGGTGTGCACCTCTCTGGCACTACCTGCATCCATCCGAACATCCAGTACACCAGCATCTGA
- a CDS encoding putative S-adenosylmethionine decarboxylase proenzyme-like, with protein MSLWGGFSNPTSYHDSGLEKRLELDFAAAVDVQTFTVEELEDVLAAAGQKLQHHSSAEGLLSLEMTQCIVILTPCKLVVTSVSEVMLHQVITPTVALLTSKGVRVEWASYLRKNTTSPWCVESEMSDIMAQEYAELKAVFPTGKSFLTGPVDGHHCFNFVYDNVERMAGRKEEDVQVNVFLYDVAVGLGEVNKTTQRFYALKSGEYEVIRTFASVPCISFETNAKAAVASPTRVQKLLDTFQPAHFTVAALQDRDADGSALRRNFNAFNPYTLQNRTVNLFGEGYAFHQLLFAHSAE; from the coding sequence ATGTCGCTGTGGGGAGGGTTTTCGAACCCCACCAGCTACCACGACAGCGGGCTCGAGAAGCGTCTCGAGCTCgacttcgccgccgccgtggatgTGCAAACGTTTACGGTGGAGGAGCTTGAGGACGTGCTGGCGGCAGCTGggcagaagctgcagcaccactcCTCTGCGGAGGGTCTGCTATCCCTAGAGATGACGCAGTGCATTGTCATCTTGACACCGTGCAAGCTGGTGGTGACATCCGTGTCGGAGGTGATGTTGCACCAGGTGATCACCCCCACCGTCGCCCTTCTCACATCCaagggcgtgcgtgtggagtGGGCCTCGTACTTGCGCAAGAACACCACCTCGCCATGGTGCGTCGAGAGTGAGATGAGCGACATCATGGCGCAGGAGTACGCGGAGCTCAAGGCCGTCTTCCCGACCGGCAAGTCCTTCCTGACGGGTCCGGTAGATGGTCATCACTGCTTCAACTTCGTGTACGACAACGTTGAAAGGATGGCAGGGCGTAAGGAGGAGGATGTGCAGGTGAACGTGTTCCTCTACGACGTCGCTGTCGGTCTGGGGGAGGTGAACAAGACAACGCAGCGCTTCTACGCGCTGAAAAGTGGCGAGTACGAAGTGATACGCACCTTCGCTAGTGTGCCGTGCATCTCCTTCGAGACCAACGCCAAGGCTGCCGTAGCGTCTCCGACGCGCGTGCAGAAGCTCCTCGACACCTTTCAGCCCGCCCACTTCACGGTTGCTGCCCTACAGGACAGAGACGCCGACGGGTCGGCGCTGCGTCGAAACTTCAACGCCTTCAACCCCTACACGCTGCAGAACCGAACGGTGAACTTGTTTGGTGAGGGCTACGCGTTCCACCAGCTGCTGTTCGCCCACAGTGCAGAGTAA